The Trinickia acidisoli genome includes a window with the following:
- a CDS encoding polysaccharide deacetylase family protein — translation MPRIVLKIDVDTLRGTREGVPNLARMLDRFKARATFLFSLGPDHTGWALRRVLRPGFLKKVSRTSVVEHYGIKQLMYGVLLPGPDIGRRGAAEMRAIHEAGFECGIHTWDHVYWQDNVRARSRDWTTGEMQKSFARFVEIFGAPPATHGSAGWQMNEHAFEQIDAWGMSYASDGRGHSPYRPVVQGKTLAHVQLPTTLPTLDELLGVDGCDETNVAERLLAATERSPRDQVFTLHAELEGQKLAPLFERLLAGWHAQGHTFATMGDYHAALDRDLLPSYPVTWGAIPGRSGELIVQPD, via the coding sequence TTGCCCCGTATCGTTCTAAAAATCGACGTCGACACGCTGCGCGGTACGCGCGAGGGCGTGCCCAATCTCGCGCGCATGCTCGACCGCTTCAAAGCGCGCGCGACCTTCCTGTTCAGTCTTGGCCCGGACCATACGGGCTGGGCGCTGCGGCGTGTCTTGCGGCCCGGATTCTTGAAGAAGGTGTCGCGCACCTCGGTGGTCGAACACTACGGCATCAAGCAACTGATGTACGGTGTGCTGCTGCCAGGCCCCGACATCGGCCGGCGCGGCGCCGCCGAGATGCGTGCGATCCACGAAGCCGGCTTCGAGTGCGGCATCCACACGTGGGATCACGTCTATTGGCAAGACAACGTGCGTGCGCGCAGTCGTGATTGGACCACCGGCGAGATGCAGAAAAGCTTTGCCCGTTTCGTCGAAATTTTCGGTGCGCCCCCTGCCACGCACGGCTCGGCCGGATGGCAAATGAACGAGCATGCCTTCGAACAAATCGACGCTTGGGGCATGAGCTACGCTTCGGATGGCCGCGGACACTCGCCGTACCGGCCCGTTGTCCAAGGCAAAACGCTCGCGCACGTACAGTTGCCGACCACGCTGCCGACGCTCGACGAACTCCTCGGCGTGGACGGCTGCGACGAAACGAACGTCGCCGAACGCCTGCTCGCCGCCACGGAACGCAGCCCGCGGGATCAAGTCTTCACGCTGCACGCCGAACTCGAAGGCCAGAAGCTCGCGCCCCTCTTCGAGCGTCTGCTCGCGGGCTGGCACGCGCAAGGTCACACGTTTGCGACGATGGGCGATTACCATGCCGCGCTGGACCGCGATCTGCTGCCATCGTACCCTGTCACATGGGGTGCGATTCCCGGCCGCTCGGGCGAGCTGATCGTCCAGCCGGACTGA
- a CDS encoding DegT/DnrJ/EryC1/StrS family aminotransferase gives MTQDSLPFLPFVRPEIDEETIAGVAEVLRSGWITTGPQNQAFEQQLSAFCGGRPVRTFNSGTATLEVGLRIAGVGAGNEVITTPASWVATANVILEVGATPVFVDIDPVTRNIDLNLLEKAITPRTKAIIPVHLAGLPVDMDRLYDIARAYKLRVIEDAAQAFGSSWRGERVGKLGDIVSFSFHANKNLTSIEGGALVLNNEDEAELARKYRLQGVTRQGYDGMDCDVLGGKYNLTDVAARVGLGQLAHMERFLAQRKKLARAYFAGFEGGTALALGIGLPKADFDNGNWHMFQITLPAERLTIDRAGFMQKLHEDYRIGSGVHYPAMHLFTLYRARGFAPGMFPHAERFGATTLTLPMFTLMTERDVARVCGAVNEICEQYGK, from the coding sequence ATGACCCAAGACTCTCTTCCTTTCCTGCCTTTCGTGCGTCCCGAGATCGACGAGGAAACGATCGCCGGCGTCGCCGAGGTGCTGCGCTCGGGCTGGATCACGACGGGCCCGCAAAACCAGGCGTTCGAACAGCAGCTCTCGGCGTTTTGCGGCGGCCGCCCGGTACGCACGTTCAACTCCGGCACGGCAACGCTCGAGGTGGGATTGCGCATCGCCGGCGTGGGCGCAGGCAACGAAGTGATCACGACGCCGGCGTCGTGGGTGGCCACGGCCAACGTGATTCTCGAGGTCGGCGCGACGCCCGTTTTCGTCGACATCGACCCCGTAACGCGCAACATCGACCTGAACCTGCTCGAAAAGGCCATCACGCCGCGCACGAAGGCAATCATCCCGGTCCATCTGGCCGGGTTGCCCGTCGATATGGATCGCCTCTACGACATTGCGCGCGCCTACAAGCTGCGCGTGATCGAGGATGCCGCGCAGGCATTCGGCTCGAGCTGGCGCGGAGAGCGCGTCGGCAAGCTCGGCGACATCGTCTCGTTCAGCTTCCACGCGAACAAGAACCTGACGTCGATCGAAGGCGGCGCACTCGTGCTCAATAACGAAGACGAAGCCGAACTGGCGCGCAAGTACCGGCTGCAGGGCGTTACGCGTCAAGGCTACGACGGCATGGACTGCGACGTGCTCGGCGGCAAGTACAATCTGACCGACGTGGCGGCGCGCGTCGGGCTGGGTCAGCTTGCCCACATGGAGCGGTTCCTGGCTCAGCGCAAGAAGCTCGCGCGCGCCTACTTCGCGGGGTTCGAAGGCGGCACCGCGCTCGCGCTCGGCATCGGGCTGCCGAAGGCGGATTTCGACAACGGCAATTGGCACATGTTCCAGATCACGCTGCCCGCGGAGCGACTGACGATCGATCGCGCCGGCTTCATGCAAAAGCTGCACGAAGATTATCGGATCGGCTCGGGCGTGCACTACCCGGCGATGCATCTGTTCACGCTCTACCGTGCGCGCGGTTTCGCGCCCGGCATGTTCCCGCACGCCGAGCGCTTCGGCGCGACGACGCTCACGCTGCCGATGTTTACGCTGATGACCGAGCGTGACGTGGCGCGCGTGTGCGGGGCCGTCAACGAGATCTGCGAACAATATGGGAAATAA
- a CDS encoding bifunctional UDP-4-keto-pentose/UDP-xylose synthase: MKTEGSAKKVLILGVNGFIGHHLSKRILETTDWEVFGMDMQTDRLGDLTQHERMHFFEGDITINKEWVEYHVKKCDVILPLVAIATPATYVQQPLRVFELDFEANLPIVRSAVKYRKHLVFPSTSEVYGMCADEAFDPEASALTYGPINKPRWIYACSKQLMDRVIWGYGMQEGLNFTLFRPFNWIGPGLDSIYTPKEGSSRVVTQFLGHIVRGENISLVDGGSQKRAFTDIDDGISALMKIIDNANGIASGKIYNIGNPTNNFSVRELAHKMLALAAEYPEYAESAKAVQLVETSSGAYYGKGYQDVQNRVPKIDNTMAELDWAPLATFDDALRKIFEAYRGHVADARALVEQQ; this comes from the coding sequence ATGAAAACCGAAGGTTCCGCTAAAAAAGTCCTCATTCTCGGCGTCAATGGCTTCATCGGCCATCATCTGTCCAAGCGCATCCTCGAGACGACCGACTGGGAAGTGTTCGGCATGGACATGCAAACGGACCGGCTCGGCGATCTGACGCAGCACGAGCGGATGCACTTCTTCGAAGGCGACATCACGATCAACAAGGAGTGGGTCGAATATCACGTGAAGAAGTGCGACGTGATCCTGCCGCTCGTGGCAATCGCCACGCCCGCCACGTACGTGCAACAGCCGCTGCGCGTATTCGAGCTCGACTTCGAAGCGAACCTGCCGATCGTGCGTTCGGCCGTGAAGTACCGCAAGCATCTCGTGTTTCCGTCGACGTCCGAGGTCTACGGCATGTGCGCCGACGAAGCGTTCGATCCGGAAGCCTCGGCGCTCACTTACGGCCCGATCAACAAGCCGCGCTGGATCTACGCCTGCTCGAAGCAACTCATGGATCGCGTGATCTGGGGCTACGGCATGCAGGAAGGCCTGAATTTCACGCTGTTCCGCCCGTTCAACTGGATCGGGCCGGGCCTCGATTCGATTTACACGCCCAAGGAAGGCAGCTCGCGCGTGGTCACGCAGTTCCTCGGCCACATCGTGCGCGGCGAGAACATCAGTCTCGTGGACGGCGGCTCGCAAAAGCGCGCGTTCACGGATATCGACGACGGCATCAGCGCGTTGATGAAGATCATCGACAATGCGAACGGCATCGCCTCGGGCAAGATCTACAACATCGGCAATCCGACGAACAACTTCTCGGTGCGCGAGCTCGCGCACAAGATGCTCGCGCTGGCGGCCGAGTACCCCGAATACGCCGAGTCGGCCAAGGCCGTTCAGCTCGTCGAAACGTCGTCGGGCGCCTATTACGGCAAGGGCTATCAAGACGTCCAAAACCGCGTGCCGAAGATCGATAACACGATGGCCGAACTCGACTGGGCGCCGCTGGCGACGTTCGACGACGCGCTGCGCAAAATCTTCGAAGCGTACCGCGGCCACGTTGCCGACGCCCGCGCACTCGTCGAGCAACAATAA
- a CDS encoding peroxiredoxin, giving the protein MPIAVDQPVPDFSAPATGGEITLSGLRGKKVVLYFYPKDNTPGCTTEGLQFRDLYPKFKKAGAEIVGVSRDSLRSHENFRAKLELPFPLISDADEVLCSLFDVIKMKKMYGKEVRGIERSTFLIDANGVLRREWRGVKVPGHVDDTLEAVQGL; this is encoded by the coding sequence GTGCCCATTGCAGTCGACCAACCCGTCCCCGATTTTTCAGCCCCTGCGACGGGCGGCGAGATCACGCTGTCCGGCCTGCGCGGGAAAAAGGTGGTGCTGTACTTCTATCCGAAGGACAACACGCCGGGTTGCACCACCGAGGGCTTGCAATTTCGCGACCTGTACCCGAAATTCAAGAAGGCGGGCGCCGAAATCGTCGGCGTCTCGCGCGACAGTCTGCGGTCGCACGAAAACTTCAGGGCGAAACTCGAATTGCCGTTTCCGTTGATTTCGGACGCCGACGAGGTGCTCTGCTCGCTGTTCGACGTCATCAAGATGAAAAAGATGTATGGCAAGGAAGTACGCGGCATCGAACGTTCGACGTTCCTGATCGATGCGAACGGCGTCTTGCGGCGCGAATGGCGCGGGGTAAAAGTACCGGGCCATGTGGACGACACGCTCGAGGCTGTACAAGGACTTTGA
- a CDS encoding PhoH family protein has product MPLPTPPSKLGSLLPPDEFKAKARPARSAKKQGTTGEQAEAAEYGATAHVAAPMGSAANAEATLRPLPSSPAVAEQAAATRGRKPKQTAALLQSPPPAVAPVQARKDTPAAAKQPSEAPVARGVVNPRSRKTASAETELHKLFVLDTNVLMHDPTCLFRFEEHDVYLPMMTLEELDNHKKGMSEVARNARQVSRTLDSLVANAGPIGEGLPLSRLGSREALGRLYFQTKLADIEPVEGLPQGKADNQILGVVRALQRDREDRQVVLVSKDINMRIKAHALGLPAEDYFNDQVLEDKDLLFSGVRALPADFWTKHAKGMESWQDNKTGTTYYRVTGPLCPSLLVNEFLYLEPQTGEPPFQAIVRELNGKTAVLQTLRDYSHNKNNVWGITARNREQNFALNLLMNPDIDFVTLLGQAGTGKTLVALAAGLAQVLDEKRYNEIIVTRATVPVGEDIGFLPGTEEEKMQPWMGAFDDNLEVLQRTDDSAGEWGRAATQELIRSRLKVKSMNFMRGRTFVDKYLIIDEAQNLTPKQMKTLVTRAGPGTKIVCLGNIAQIDTPYLTEGSSGLTYVVDRFKGWAHSGHVTLARGERSRLADYASEIL; this is encoded by the coding sequence ATGCCTTTGCCTACCCCGCCCAGCAAGCTCGGCAGCCTACTGCCGCCCGATGAATTCAAGGCCAAAGCCAGGCCGGCGCGAAGCGCAAAAAAACAGGGAACGACTGGGGAGCAAGCAGAGGCGGCCGAGTATGGCGCAACCGCGCACGTCGCCGCCCCGATGGGCTCCGCCGCCAACGCGGAAGCGACACTGCGTCCGCTGCCGTCTTCGCCCGCCGTCGCCGAGCAGGCTGCCGCTACACGCGGTCGCAAGCCAAAGCAAACTGCCGCCCTGCTGCAGAGCCCGCCGCCTGCCGTCGCCCCCGTGCAGGCCCGCAAGGACACGCCCGCCGCCGCCAAGCAGCCGTCGGAAGCACCCGTTGCGCGTGGCGTCGTCAATCCACGCTCGCGTAAGACAGCCTCTGCGGAAACCGAGTTGCACAAGCTGTTCGTGCTCGATACGAACGTGCTGATGCACGATCCGACCTGCCTTTTCCGCTTCGAGGAACACGACGTCTATCTGCCGATGATGACGCTCGAGGAACTCGACAATCACAAGAAGGGCATGTCCGAAGTCGCGCGCAACGCACGTCAAGTGAGCCGCACGCTCGATTCGCTCGTGGCCAATGCCGGCCCGATCGGCGAGGGGCTGCCGCTCTCTCGGCTGGGCAGCCGCGAGGCGCTGGGGCGGCTGTATTTCCAGACCAAGCTCGCCGACATCGAACCCGTCGAAGGGCTGCCGCAAGGCAAAGCCGACAACCAGATCCTTGGCGTCGTCCGTGCGCTGCAGCGCGATCGCGAGGACCGCCAGGTCGTGCTGGTGTCGAAAGACATCAACATGCGGATCAAGGCCCACGCGCTGGGCCTGCCGGCCGAGGATTACTTCAATGACCAAGTGCTCGAGGACAAGGACCTGCTGTTCTCGGGCGTACGCGCCCTGCCCGCCGATTTCTGGACGAAGCATGCGAAAGGCATGGAGAGCTGGCAGGACAACAAGACGGGCACCACCTATTACCGCGTGACGGGGCCACTGTGCCCATCGTTGCTCGTCAACGAGTTCCTCTATCTCGAGCCGCAAACGGGGGAGCCGCCGTTCCAGGCGATCGTGCGCGAATTGAACGGCAAGACGGCCGTGCTGCAAACGCTGCGCGACTATAGCCATAACAAGAACAATGTCTGGGGCATCACGGCGAGAAATCGCGAGCAGAACTTCGCACTGAACCTGCTCATGAACCCCGACATCGACTTCGTGACGCTGCTGGGCCAAGCCGGCACGGGCAAGACGCTCGTCGCGCTGGCGGCCGGTCTCGCGCAAGTGCTCGACGAAAAGCGCTACAACGAGATCATCGTCACGCGGGCGACCGTCCCCGTCGGCGAGGACATCGGCTTTTTGCCCGGCACCGAGGAAGAGAAGATGCAGCCGTGGATGGGCGCATTCGATGACAACCTCGAAGTGCTGCAAAGGACCGACGACAGCGCCGGCGAATGGGGCCGCGCGGCCACGCAGGAATTGATTCGCTCGCGCTTGAAGGTCAAGAGCATGAACTTCATGCGCGGGCGTACCTTCGTCGACAAGTACCTCATCATCGATGAAGCACAAAACCTGACGCCCAAGCAGATGAAGACGCTCGTCACGCGGGCGGGCCCGGGCACGAAGATCGTCTGCCTCGGCAACATCGCGCAGATCGACACGCCGTACCTGACCGAAGGCAGCTCGGGGCTCACCTACGTCGTCGATCGCTTCAAGGGGTGGGCGCACAGTGGGCACGTCACGCTTGCGCGCGGCGAACGTTCGCGGCTCGCAGATTACGCGTCCGAGATCCTCTGA
- a CDS encoding formyltransferase, whose translation MKPRAVVFAYHNVGVRCLRVLLARGVDVALVVTHEDNPAERIWFGSVAQVAAEHGIETITPADPMSTSLRDAVARAQPDFVFSFYYRHMLPAGLLALAPRGAYNMHGSLLPKYRGRVPTNWAVLNGETETGATLHEMAAKPDAGAIVAQTSVPILPDDTAQDVFDKVTVAAEQSLWRVLPALLAGEAPHLPNDLARGSYFGGRKPEDGRIDWSKPAQQVYNLVRAVAPPYPGAFTEVGGERFVIACARPASLEAVGRAGLANLPLGLHVSDNACFGVCGDGRAILISELRHQRDGQETVVTPAQFVQLTHRSSHP comes from the coding sequence ATGAAGCCGCGCGCCGTCGTCTTCGCTTACCACAACGTCGGCGTCCGCTGCCTGCGGGTGCTGCTCGCGCGCGGCGTCGACGTCGCGCTCGTCGTCACGCACGAGGACAACCCGGCCGAGCGCATCTGGTTCGGCAGCGTCGCGCAAGTCGCGGCCGAGCATGGTATCGAGACGATCACGCCCGCCGATCCGATGAGCACCTCGCTGCGCGACGCCGTCGCGCGTGCCCAGCCCGATTTCGTCTTCTCGTTCTACTACCGGCACATGCTGCCGGCCGGCTTGCTCGCGCTCGCGCCGCGCGGCGCCTACAACATGCACGGCTCGCTGCTGCCCAAGTATCGGGGGCGCGTACCGACGAATTGGGCCGTTCTCAATGGCGAGACCGAGACGGGCGCGACGCTGCATGAAATGGCGGCCAAGCCCGACGCCGGTGCGATCGTCGCGCAAACGAGCGTACCGATCCTGCCCGACGACACGGCCCAGGACGTATTCGACAAAGTGACGGTGGCCGCCGAGCAGTCGCTCTGGCGCGTGCTGCCCGCGCTGCTGGCCGGCGAGGCACCGCATTTGCCGAACGACCTCGCGCGGGGTAGTTATTTCGGTGGACGCAAGCCCGAAGACGGCCGCATCGACTGGTCCAAGCCGGCGCAACAGGTGTACAACCTCGTGCGTGCCGTCGCCCCGCCATACCCGGGCGCATTCACCGAGGTGGGCGGCGAGCGCTTCGTCATCGCGTGCGCGCGCCCGGCGAGCCTCGAAGCCGTAGGCCGCGCCGGCCTGGCCAATTTGCCCCTCGGTCTGCACGTGAGCGATAATGCGTGCTTTGGCGTGTGCGGCGATGGCCGCGCCATCCTCATTTCCGAACTGCGGCATCAGCGCGACGGGCAAGAAACCGTCGTCACCCCTGCGCAGTTCGTCCAGCTCACTCACCGTTCCAGTCATCCATGA
- a CDS encoding C40 family peptidase: MLRLWLVVLVVLSLAACSSAPPRAMRSGGVSNSGENAFRTMPPGAPRFVDHSIGREEISIEAMSLIGIPYRWGGNTPESGFDCSGLVKYVVARAADIDLPRTTAEMSRRGESIEPDEIAPGDLIFFNTEGRPHSHVGIYVGKLRFVNAPSTGGTVRLDYLTNPYWARHFDGIRRVAPPLERPSPFDAPTELAAQPPPAIPQTPAEPPMQATVAAARAPISSTPPLANSSNSTPDQTAASPMPNQSAAPVASTAPGAATGAEDPIDAAADAFEPPPPAAAQAAQQALQAGAPRVQIQPMPTESHLQIMRASTIPSVQRAPSSTTDDPIARFANGAQ, translated from the coding sequence ATGCTGCGACTTTGGCTTGTCGTTCTCGTCGTGCTGTCGTTGGCTGCGTGCTCGAGCGCGCCGCCTCGGGCTATGCGCTCGGGCGGCGTGTCGAACTCCGGGGAAAACGCATTCCGGACGATGCCGCCCGGCGCCCCGCGATTCGTCGATCACAGCATCGGCCGCGAAGAGATCTCGATCGAGGCGATGAGCCTCATCGGCATTCCCTATCGCTGGGGCGGCAATACCCCAGAGAGCGGGTTCGATTGCAGCGGCCTCGTGAAATACGTCGTCGCGCGCGCAGCCGATATCGACCTTCCGCGAACGACGGCCGAGATGAGCCGCCGAGGCGAATCGATCGAGCCCGACGAGATCGCGCCAGGCGATCTCATTTTCTTCAACACGGAAGGCAGGCCGCATTCGCATGTCGGCATCTATGTCGGGAAGCTGCGCTTCGTGAATGCGCCGTCGACCGGGGGTACCGTGCGGCTGGACTATCTGACGAACCCGTACTGGGCGAGACACTTCGACGGCATTCGGCGTGTGGCGCCGCCGCTCGAACGCCCATCTCCGTTCGATGCACCGACTGAACTGGCGGCGCAGCCCCCGCCGGCGATACCCCAAACGCCCGCCGAACCGCCGATGCAAGCGACAGTCGCGGCTGCTCGCGCGCCGATTTCATCGACGCCGCCGCTAGCGAACAGTTCTAACTCGACACCCGATCAAACCGCCGCATCGCCGATGCCAAACCAGTCAGCCGCACCGGTCGCCTCGACGGCGCCTGGTGCCGCGACGGGCGCCGAGGATCCAATCGATGCGGCAGCCGACGCGTTCGAGCCGCCCCCGCCCGCCGCCGCGCAGGCCGCACAACAGGCTCTGCAAGCCGGTGCACCGCGGGTTCAGATTCAGCCGATGCCGACGGAATCGCACCTCCAAATCATGCGCGCTTCGACGATACCGAGCGTTCAACGCGCACCGAGTTCCACCACGGACGATCCGATCGCGCGATTCGCCAACGGCGCGCAATGA
- a CDS encoding SMR family transporter — MNPISLFCILTGVALNAGAQLLLKAGVNAVGHFEFTRANILPIGLKLAMQLPILCGLGCYVVSVVVWIVGLSRVDVSIAYPMLSLGYVVNAFAAWYLFGEVLSLQRLVGIGIILLGVVVLARS, encoded by the coding sequence ATGAACCCGATATCTCTTTTCTGCATCCTGACGGGCGTCGCGCTGAACGCCGGCGCGCAACTGTTGCTGAAGGCCGGCGTGAATGCCGTTGGACACTTCGAATTCACCCGTGCGAACATTCTGCCGATCGGCCTGAAGCTCGCGATGCAGCTCCCGATCCTCTGCGGCCTCGGTTGCTACGTCGTCAGCGTCGTCGTCTGGATCGTCGGCCTCTCGCGCGTCGACGTGTCGATCGCCTATCCGATGCTTTCGCTCGGCTACGTGGTCAACGCCTTCGCGGCCTGGTATTTGTTCGGCGAAGTGCTGAGCCTGCAGCGTCTCGTCGGCATCGGCATCATCTTGCTCGGCGTGGTCGTGCTGGCGCGAAGCTGA
- a CDS encoding glycosyltransferase, whose product MSYTEHRSALPEVSIIIPVYNEEAGLHALFARLYPALDEMGGTYEVIFINDGSRDKSAALLAEQFRARPDTTRVVLLNGNYGQHMAILAGFEAVRGEIVITLDADLQNPPEEIGKLVAKMREGYDYVGSIRMQRQDTLWRRKASRAMNRLRERITHIKMTDQGCMLRAYSRQIIDTINRCGEVNTFIPALAYTFAQKPIEVEVAHEERFAGESKYSLYSLIRLNFDLVTGFSVVPLQWLSFIGVILSMGSAGLFLLLVVRRFVIGAEVQGVFTLFAITFFMLGVIIFALGLLGEYIGRIYQQVRARPRYLVQTVLEARPGDVPPAATAPAVAGGVDAMRHAHPEERNR is encoded by the coding sequence ATGAGTTACACGGAACACCGATCGGCGCTGCCGGAAGTCTCCATCATCATCCCCGTCTACAACGAAGAGGCGGGGCTGCACGCGCTATTTGCGCGCCTCTATCCGGCGCTCGACGAGATGGGCGGCACCTACGAAGTCATCTTCATCAACGACGGCAGCCGCGACAAATCGGCCGCGCTGCTCGCCGAGCAGTTCCGCGCGCGCCCCGACACGACGCGCGTGGTGCTGCTCAACGGCAACTACGGGCAGCACATGGCGATCCTCGCCGGCTTCGAAGCCGTGCGCGGCGAGATCGTCATCACGCTCGACGCCGATCTGCAAAATCCGCCCGAGGAGATCGGCAAGCTCGTCGCGAAGATGCGCGAAGGCTACGACTACGTCGGCTCGATCCGTATGCAGCGGCAGGACACGCTCTGGCGCCGCAAGGCCTCGCGCGCGATGAATCGTCTGCGCGAGCGCATCACGCACATCAAGATGACCGACCAAGGCTGCATGCTGCGTGCATACAGCCGTCAAATCATCGACACGATCAACCGTTGCGGCGAAGTCAATACGTTCATCCCGGCCCTCGCCTACACGTTCGCGCAAAAGCCGATCGAAGTCGAGGTCGCGCACGAGGAACGGTTCGCAGGGGAGTCGAAGTACTCGCTCTACAGCCTCATCCGCCTGAATTTCGACCTCGTGACGGGCTTCTCCGTCGTGCCGCTGCAATGGCTTTCGTTCATCGGCGTGATCTTGTCGATGGGCTCGGCGGGCTTGTTCCTGCTGCTCGTGGTGCGCCGCTTCGTGATCGGCGCCGAAGTGCAAGGCGTGTTCACGCTGTTCGCCATCACGTTTTTCATGCTCGGCGTGATCATCTTCGCGCTCGGACTGCTCGGCGAATATATCGGCCGCATCTATCAACAAGTGCGCGCACGGCCTCGCTACCTCGTGCAAACGGTGCTCGAAGCACGACCGGGCGACGTGCCGCCGGCTGCCACAGCCCCGGCCGTCGCCGGCGGCGTCGACGCCATGCGGCACGCCCATCCCGAGGAGCGCAACCGATGA
- a CDS encoding glycosyltransferase family 39 protein: MPLQRYSRANGAVQSDRTAPPSGATTPWPVGPVAVVLLIVALALLWFVPLGWRHLVPSDEGRYAEMAREMFLTGDWITPRYNGYKYFEKPPLQTWMNALTFAWFGIGEWQARLYTALTGFAGMLFAGYTSARLVNRTAGIATALVLASAPYWQLMGHFNTLDMGLAFWMEVTLCAMLLAQRVGIGAREARLWMWLCWAAMALAVLSKGLIGVLLPGAVLVLYTLIERDWALWKRLYLPSGLVVFFAIATPWFVLVQARNPEFFKFFFIVQQFDRYLTPEQNRPGPVYYFVWVMLVGFLPWLSLAWQSIRRALAQPRQRNGFAPDKLLVIWCVFIFLFFSASHSKLVSYVLPIAPALALVIGAYLPHVSRRAWHRHLLGYGAFLVVAAIAAVFIARFGDARTPNALYREFRVWVFAAIGVAFALTLAALVVLRRAERGVLPSAIAFGAAWVMLCTIAGAGHEVFGRQSSGVLLAPAVKAALAQQPADTPFYSVDVLDHTMPFYVGHTMIMVASPDELRFGVTQEPSKWVPTVAEWIVRWKADPHALALMPPDVYDTLVAQHVPMRVIARDTRRVVVEKP; the protein is encoded by the coding sequence ATGCCGCTTCAACGTTATTCCCGCGCCAACGGCGCCGTTCAATCCGACCGCACCGCGCCACCGAGCGGCGCGACGACGCCCTGGCCCGTCGGCCCTGTCGCCGTCGTATTGCTGATCGTTGCCCTCGCGCTCCTCTGGTTCGTCCCCTTGGGCTGGCGACACCTCGTGCCGAGCGACGAGGGCCGCTACGCCGAGATGGCGCGAGAAATGTTTTTGACCGGTGACTGGATCACGCCGCGCTACAACGGCTACAAGTACTTCGAAAAGCCGCCGCTGCAAACCTGGATGAACGCCCTGACGTTCGCCTGGTTCGGCATCGGCGAGTGGCAGGCGCGGCTCTACACCGCGCTCACGGGTTTTGCCGGCATGCTCTTCGCCGGCTACACGAGCGCTCGCCTCGTGAATCGGACAGCCGGCATCGCCACCGCGCTCGTGCTCGCGAGTGCGCCGTACTGGCAATTGATGGGCCACTTCAACACGCTCGACATGGGGCTTGCGTTTTGGATGGAGGTCACGCTGTGCGCGATGTTGCTCGCGCAGCGTGTCGGCATCGGCGCGCGCGAAGCTCGGCTCTGGATGTGGCTGTGCTGGGCGGCGATGGCGCTCGCCGTACTGTCCAAGGGCCTCATCGGCGTTCTGCTGCCGGGGGCGGTACTCGTCCTCTACACGCTGATCGAGCGCGACTGGGCGCTCTGGAAGCGCCTCTATCTGCCAAGCGGCCTCGTCGTCTTCTTCGCGATCGCAACCCCCTGGTTCGTGCTCGTGCAAGCGCGTAACCCCGAGTTCTTCAAGTTCTTCTTCATCGTCCAGCAATTCGACCGATATCTGACACCCGAGCAAAACCGGCCGGGCCCCGTCTACTACTTCGTATGGGTCATGCTCGTGGGCTTCCTGCCCTGGTTGTCGCTCGCTTGGCAGAGCATTCGCCGCGCGCTCGCGCAGCCCAGGCAGCGGAACGGATTCGCGCCGGACAAGCTGCTCGTGATCTGGTGCGTGTTCATCTTTCTGTTCTTCAGCGCGTCCCACTCGAAGCTGGTGTCGTACGTGCTGCCGATCGCACCGGCGCTCGCACTCGTCATCGGCGCGTACCTCCCGCACGTCTCGCGCCGAGCCTGGCATCGCCATCTGCTCGGTTATGGCGCGTTTCTCGTCGTTGCGGCGATCGCCGCCGTCTTCATCGCGCGCTTCGGCGACGCGCGTACGCCGAATGCGCTGTACCGCGAATTTCGCGTCTGGGTGTTCGCGGCGATCGGCGTTGCCTTCGCTCTGACGCTGGCCGCCCTCGTCGTGCTGCGCCGCGCCGAGCGTGGCGTGCTGCCCTCGGCCATCGCTTTCGGCGCGGCCTGGGTGATGCTTTGCACGATCGCCGGCGCCGGGCACGAAGTGTTCGGCCGCCAAAGCTCGGGGGTGTTGCTCGCGCCGGCCGTCAAGGCGGCGCTCGCGCAGCAGCCGGCCGACACGCCGTTCTATTCGGTCGACGTGCTCGACCATACGATGCCGTTCTACGTCGGCCACACGATGATCATGGTCGCCAGCCCCGACGAGTTGCGCTTCGGCGTCACGCAAGAGCCGTCCAAGTGGGTGCCGACCGTCGCCGAGTGGATCGTGCGCTGGAAGGCCGACCCGCATGCGCTTGCCCTGATGCCGCCCGACGTCTACGACACGCTCGTTGCCCAGCACGTGCCGATGCGCGTGATCGCGCGCGATACCCGACGCGTCGTCGTCGAAAAGCCATGA